gcattttaaATTGTTAAATTACTATTACTACTGCATTTTCTCAAGTCTTTCTTCAAattcatattttttcaGAGTACTCCATCCAGAGCCttcattctcaaaataGTGGAATTCAATTTTATAGTCTTTATGGGAGTGTATTCTTAGCAGTTTGTAGCCATCCTCGGAATGGAGCTCGCAGAGGTAGCAAACTTGATCCCTCGGGACAGTATACACTTCCATCTTTCCATCCATAACAGAGGATATGAGGacacc
This region of Theileria equi strain WA chromosome 1, complete sequence genomic DNA includes:
- a CDS encoding signal peptide-containing protein (encoded by transcript BEWA_026090A); translation: MRFFSVLSTALLVGFCYCVPPNYDYKDQGGVAGPKIVKLNVNDIDTNLFSTEESFPEGVPLKTVTPKDGVLISSVMDGKMEVYTVPRDQVCYLCELHSEDGYKLLRIHSHKDYKIEFHYFENEGSGWSTLKKYEFEERLEKMQ